TATCGCGGAGACGTTCGACATTTACCAAAATGCCGGCTTCTTCATCTATAAAGTTATCAAATCCCAAAAATTTAAACGTATCTGTGTAACAAGGACGAATTTTCTTTAATTTCTCGTATTCTTTTTGGCTTTTTCCGCCATAGAGATATTCATCTTCCCATAAAAACTCTTCGCGGCTCGTTAAATTGAAAGGTTTTTCAAGATTTTTATCTAGGTAATTGAGATAAGTTTCGAGGTTTTTATCGCTGACTTCTAGGTTTAGGCTTCTTAAATTTTTTTTGACTCTGGCTGCAAGTTCATCGAGGTTGATTGCGGGTTCAAATTCTTGCTCTTCTTCAAAAAGTTTGAGAATATCTGGGAGGGGAAAATCATCTTGTTCGGTGAGTTTTAACAAAGAAGACTTATTGATGGGGCTTTGTTCCAATTCTGCCAAAAAGCGGTTAAGCTGATGGCGGGTATTTTGGGAAGGCCGGTAACAAATGGTTTCATCAATTTCGAGTAGGGGCGGGTTCTTGGATATGGTGGCTTCTAACTTAGATTTGGCTGAATCCGCCTCTACTGGTGTGGCCGGCTTTGTCTTGCTGTTATTTTTTTTACCTTGTCCCGATTTGGCCATTGCGTTTTACCCCCGCCCCCAGGTTCATAATTAAACTGTATCTTAAAAAAAGCTGGTTTTTTTAGCGTATCAAAAATAACTATGACACAGATTCCTTTGCCAGAAAAAGTTTACCAAGGTCAGTTTGGGGAATTTACAATTACAGAAGCGGATAAGGCCGGTGTGGCTGTTTACCGCAGTGGTTTGATGGTAGCGGCGCTTTGTTTTGTGGCCGGTGTGAGTTGGGTTTTGTTGGGTGGCGAGAGAGGTGTGGTGCTGGATGTGCTTTTTGTGGGGTTTTATGGGGGGCTTGGTGTATCTTTATGGACAATTCATATTTATTTGGAGGTTTTACACCGGCTTTTACAGGTGTTTTGGTTGGTTGGTGGTTTAACGGCGCTGGTGGTTAAAGGTCGGTTTGAGGGGCCGGTGGTGGTGGCGGTTTATGAGCATCCTTTGTGGTTGTTGGGAGTTGGTTTTGTTTTTGCGGCTTTGACGGGGATTTATTTTAAGGAGGCTTTTTGTTTTAACCGGCTTGAAACTAAGGTTTTGACGCCTTTAGTGCCGGTTTTGTTGTTGGGTCATTTGCTCAAGGTTGTGCCGGTGGAAGCAGAGGCGGTTTTGTTGGGGATTTGGGGAGTTTTGTTTTTGGTTTTTGCGCTGAGAAAAGTGTGGCAAGAAATGCCCGATGATATTGGGGATAAGAGTGTTTTTGAGTATTTGCACAATGGGGGAAGTGGGGGTTGATAGGGGTTTTTTGTTGTAGGAAGTAGAG
This genomic window from Ancylothrix sp. D3o contains:
- a CDS encoding calcium-binding protein, whose amino-acid sequence is MAKSGQGKKNNSKTKPATPVEADSAKSKLEATISKNPPLLEIDETICYRPSQNTRHQLNRFLAELEQSPINKSSLLKLTEQDDFPLPDILKLFEEEQEFEPAINLDELAARVKKNLRSLNLEVSDKNLETYLNYLDKNLEKPFNLTSREEFLWEDEYLYGGKSQKEYEKLKKIRPCYTDTFKFLGFDNFIDEEAGILVNVERLRDKKKFTLPLCDLKAIVKTSPNYQLLEDYSLWLVNYR
- a CDS encoding DUF2301 domain-containing membrane protein, with amino-acid sequence MTQIPLPEKVYQGQFGEFTITEADKAGVAVYRSGLMVAALCFVAGVSWVLLGGERGVVLDVLFVGFYGGLGVSLWTIHIYLEVLHRLLQVFWLVGGLTALVVKGRFEGPVVVAVYEHPLWLLGVGFVFAALTGIYFKEAFCFNRLETKVLTPLVPVLLLGHLLKVVPVEAEAVLLGIWGVLFLVFALRKVWQEMPDDIGDKSVFEYLHNGGSGG